One window of the Anoplolepis gracilipes chromosome 9, ASM4749672v1, whole genome shotgun sequence genome contains the following:
- the LOC140669546 gene encoding nuclear receptor subfamily 2 group C member 2-like isoform X2 produces the protein MNHVRENASVRSAASQHREMDRDHREQRNHDNLNEESDCKVGMDFRNLSHQHDRMSDIDTERDMEIDPADRIDNLHDDKSEKLGRNFHNIGHHPAMRDIDQNNHIDNMHDDKMDHKIGRDFRNLGHHPGMVHLHPGIEHLSNDVRIDVEVKLARDVRGSLGLGLSLELCVVCGDRASGRHYGAISCEGCKGFFKRSIRKQLGYQCRGTKSCEVTKHHRNRCQYCRLQKCLAMGMRSDSVQHERKPVLGEPATTKVGNRSTRVKPEPQQPIPEVPPTWEQPESPSMEDQSSDSDLSDALTLARDRLFISHALDSMAKLIGDTVNGSSEPEEEWTGQLISERNTLFELRAPSPAPVYLSIHYICESAARLLFLSVHWARGIPAFQALPAEIQTTLVRSSWGQLFTLGLAQCAYTLSLPSILTSIINHLQASIAQEKVTASKVKSVTEHICRLQDCVGSLHKLQVDSVEYAYLKALTLFSADNILAGTWRKKVEVLQEAAWTELQQRAGSDRLPRLLLRLAPLRSINPRVLEDLFFSGLIGRVSVASVVPYILNMQDYKAEPESHAG, from the exons AGAGAAATGGACAGGGACCATAGAGAACAACGCAATCATGATAATCTGAATGAAGAGTCGGATTGCAAAGTTGGAATGGATTTCCGTAATCTCTCTCATCAACACGACCGTATGTCAGACATCGATACTGAG AGAGACATGGAAATCGATCCTGCTGATCGCATTGACAACTTACACGACGACAAGTCGGAGAAATTAGGgagaaattttcataatataggACATCACCCAGCTATG AGGGATATAGATCAAAATAATCACATTGACAATATGCACGACGATAAAATGGACCACAAGATAGGAAGAGATTTTCGCAATCTGGGTCATCATCCTGGAATGGTACATTTGCATCCTGGCATAGAGCATTTGAGTAATGATGTACGTATCGATGTCGAG GTAAAGTTAGCGAGAGATGTTCGCGGCTCATTAGGTTTAGGACTATCTTTAGAACTCTGTGTAGTTTGTGGAGATAGAGCTAGCGGCAGGCACTACGGAGCGATCAGCTGCGAGGGTTGCAAAGGCTTTTTTAAACGCAGCATCCGTAAACAACTGGGCTATCAGTGCAGGGGAACCAAGAGTTGCGAAGTTACCAAACACCACAGAAATCGTTGTCAATATTGTAGGCTTCAGAAGTGTTTGGCTATGGGCATGAGAAGTGACT CTGTCCAACATGAAAGAAAACCCGTATTAGGTGAACCAGCTACGACAAAAGTAGGTAATCGTAGCACCAGAGTAAAACCAGAACCACAACAACCCATACCTGAGGTACCTCCAACTTGGGAACAACCCGAAAGTCCTAGCATGGAAGATCAAAGTAGCGACAGCGATCTCAGTGATGCTTTGACCTTAGCTCGCGACCGTTTATTCATCTCCCATGCATTGGATAGTATGGCTAAACTCATTGGTGAC ACCGTTAATGGTTCGAGTGAACCAGAAGAAGAATGGACTGGTCAATTAATCTCCGAACGGAATACATTGTTCGAATTGAGGGCACCTAGCCCGGCACCTGTGTATTTATCTATTCATTACATATGTGAAAGCGCGGCtaggttattatttttatctgtacaTTGGGCGCGAGGAATTCCAGCATTTCAAGCTTTGCC aGCTGAAATTCAAACTACTTTAGTGCGAAGTTCTTGGGGACAATTATTTACACTAGGTTTAGCACAATGTGCATACACATTGTCTCTTCCTAGTATTTTAACGTCAATAATCAATCACTTGCAAGCTAGTATCGCACAAGAAAAGGTTACAGCTAGCAAAGTAAAGAGTGTTACGGAACATATATGTAGATTACAGGATTGTGTAGGTTCACTGCACAAGTTGCAAGTGGATTCCGTTGAATACGCTTATCTTAAGGCTTTAACACTTTTTAGCGCTG ataatatccTAGCAGGTACCTGGCGTAAAAAGGTTGAAGTTTTGCAAGAAGCAGCGTGGACGGAATTACAACAACGCGCGGGCTCGGATAGATTACCTCGTCTTCTCTTGAGGCTAGCGCCTCTTCGTTCGATTAATCCTAGAGTTCTGGAAGACCTTTTCTTCTCAGGTCTCATCGGTCGAGTAAGTGTAGCTAGCGTCGTGCCTTACATCCTTAACATGCAAGATTATAAAGCCGAGCCGGAAAGTCACGCGGGGTGA
- the LOC140669546 gene encoding nuclear receptor subfamily 2 group C member 2-like isoform X1: protein MNGSDDVQSDQSSSLLAAKREMDRDHREQRNHDNLNEESDCKVGMDFRNLSHQHDRMSDIDTERDMEIDPADRIDNLHDDKSEKLGRNFHNIGHHPAMRDIDQNNHIDNMHDDKMDHKIGRDFRNLGHHPGMVHLHPGIEHLSNDVRIDVEVKLARDVRGSLGLGLSLELCVVCGDRASGRHYGAISCEGCKGFFKRSIRKQLGYQCRGTKSCEVTKHHRNRCQYCRLQKCLAMGMRSDSVQHERKPVLGEPATTKVGNRSTRVKPEPQQPIPEVPPTWEQPESPSMEDQSSDSDLSDALTLARDRLFISHALDSMAKLIGDTVNGSSEPEEEWTGQLISERNTLFELRAPSPAPVYLSIHYICESAARLLFLSVHWARGIPAFQALPAEIQTTLVRSSWGQLFTLGLAQCAYTLSLPSILTSIINHLQASIAQEKVTASKVKSVTEHICRLQDCVGSLHKLQVDSVEYAYLKALTLFSADNILAGTWRKKVEVLQEAAWTELQQRAGSDRLPRLLLRLAPLRSINPRVLEDLFFSGLIGRVSVASVVPYILNMQDYKAEPESHAG, encoded by the exons AGAGAAATGGACAGGGACCATAGAGAACAACGCAATCATGATAATCTGAATGAAGAGTCGGATTGCAAAGTTGGAATGGATTTCCGTAATCTCTCTCATCAACACGACCGTATGTCAGACATCGATACTGAG AGAGACATGGAAATCGATCCTGCTGATCGCATTGACAACTTACACGACGACAAGTCGGAGAAATTAGGgagaaattttcataatataggACATCACCCAGCTATG AGGGATATAGATCAAAATAATCACATTGACAATATGCACGACGATAAAATGGACCACAAGATAGGAAGAGATTTTCGCAATCTGGGTCATCATCCTGGAATGGTACATTTGCATCCTGGCATAGAGCATTTGAGTAATGATGTACGTATCGATGTCGAG GTAAAGTTAGCGAGAGATGTTCGCGGCTCATTAGGTTTAGGACTATCTTTAGAACTCTGTGTAGTTTGTGGAGATAGAGCTAGCGGCAGGCACTACGGAGCGATCAGCTGCGAGGGTTGCAAAGGCTTTTTTAAACGCAGCATCCGTAAACAACTGGGCTATCAGTGCAGGGGAACCAAGAGTTGCGAAGTTACCAAACACCACAGAAATCGTTGTCAATATTGTAGGCTTCAGAAGTGTTTGGCTATGGGCATGAGAAGTGACT CTGTCCAACATGAAAGAAAACCCGTATTAGGTGAACCAGCTACGACAAAAGTAGGTAATCGTAGCACCAGAGTAAAACCAGAACCACAACAACCCATACCTGAGGTACCTCCAACTTGGGAACAACCCGAAAGTCCTAGCATGGAAGATCAAAGTAGCGACAGCGATCTCAGTGATGCTTTGACCTTAGCTCGCGACCGTTTATTCATCTCCCATGCATTGGATAGTATGGCTAAACTCATTGGTGAC ACCGTTAATGGTTCGAGTGAACCAGAAGAAGAATGGACTGGTCAATTAATCTCCGAACGGAATACATTGTTCGAATTGAGGGCACCTAGCCCGGCACCTGTGTATTTATCTATTCATTACATATGTGAAAGCGCGGCtaggttattatttttatctgtacaTTGGGCGCGAGGAATTCCAGCATTTCAAGCTTTGCC aGCTGAAATTCAAACTACTTTAGTGCGAAGTTCTTGGGGACAATTATTTACACTAGGTTTAGCACAATGTGCATACACATTGTCTCTTCCTAGTATTTTAACGTCAATAATCAATCACTTGCAAGCTAGTATCGCACAAGAAAAGGTTACAGCTAGCAAAGTAAAGAGTGTTACGGAACATATATGTAGATTACAGGATTGTGTAGGTTCACTGCACAAGTTGCAAGTGGATTCCGTTGAATACGCTTATCTTAAGGCTTTAACACTTTTTAGCGCTG ataatatccTAGCAGGTACCTGGCGTAAAAAGGTTGAAGTTTTGCAAGAAGCAGCGTGGACGGAATTACAACAACGCGCGGGCTCGGATAGATTACCTCGTCTTCTCTTGAGGCTAGCGCCTCTTCGTTCGATTAATCCTAGAGTTCTGGAAGACCTTTTCTTCTCAGGTCTCATCGGTCGAGTAAGTGTAGCTAGCGTCGTGCCTTACATCCTTAACATGCAAGATTATAAAGCCGAGCCGGAAAGTCACGCGGGGTGA
- the LOC140669546 gene encoding nuclear receptor subfamily 2 group C member 2-like isoform X6 — MKSRIAKLEWISVISLINTTVCQTSILRFIRDMEIDPADRIDNLHDDKSEKLGRNFHNIGHHPAMRDIDQNNHIDNMHDDKMDHKIGRDFRNLGHHPGMVHLHPGIEHLSNDVRIDVEVKLARDVRGSLGLGLSLELCVVCGDRASGRHYGAISCEGCKGFFKRSIRKQLGYQCRGTKSCEVTKHHRNRCQYCRLQKCLAMGMRSDSVQHERKPVLGEPATTKVGNRSTRVKPEPQQPIPEVPPTWEQPESPSMEDQSSDSDLSDALTLARDRLFISHALDSMAKLIGDTVNGSSEPEEEWTGQLISERNTLFELRAPSPAPVYLSIHYICESAARLLFLSVHWARGIPAFQALPAEIQTTLVRSSWGQLFTLGLAQCAYTLSLPSILTSIINHLQASIAQEKVTASKVKSVTEHICRLQDCVGSLHKLQVDSVEYAYLKALTLFSADNILAGTWRKKVEVLQEAAWTELQQRAGSDRLPRLLLRLAPLRSINPRVLEDLFFSGLIGRVSVASVVPYILNMQDYKAEPESHAG, encoded by the exons ATGAAGAGTCGGATTGCAAAGTTGGAATGGATTTCCGTAATCTCTCTCATCAACACGACCGTATGTCAGACATCGATACTGAGGTTCATT AGAGACATGGAAATCGATCCTGCTGATCGCATTGACAACTTACACGACGACAAGTCGGAGAAATTAGGgagaaattttcataatataggACATCACCCAGCTATG AGGGATATAGATCAAAATAATCACATTGACAATATGCACGACGATAAAATGGACCACAAGATAGGAAGAGATTTTCGCAATCTGGGTCATCATCCTGGAATGGTACATTTGCATCCTGGCATAGAGCATTTGAGTAATGATGTACGTATCGATGTCGAG GTAAAGTTAGCGAGAGATGTTCGCGGCTCATTAGGTTTAGGACTATCTTTAGAACTCTGTGTAGTTTGTGGAGATAGAGCTAGCGGCAGGCACTACGGAGCGATCAGCTGCGAGGGTTGCAAAGGCTTTTTTAAACGCAGCATCCGTAAACAACTGGGCTATCAGTGCAGGGGAACCAAGAGTTGCGAAGTTACCAAACACCACAGAAATCGTTGTCAATATTGTAGGCTTCAGAAGTGTTTGGCTATGGGCATGAGAAGTGACT CTGTCCAACATGAAAGAAAACCCGTATTAGGTGAACCAGCTACGACAAAAGTAGGTAATCGTAGCACCAGAGTAAAACCAGAACCACAACAACCCATACCTGAGGTACCTCCAACTTGGGAACAACCCGAAAGTCCTAGCATGGAAGATCAAAGTAGCGACAGCGATCTCAGTGATGCTTTGACCTTAGCTCGCGACCGTTTATTCATCTCCCATGCATTGGATAGTATGGCTAAACTCATTGGTGAC ACCGTTAATGGTTCGAGTGAACCAGAAGAAGAATGGACTGGTCAATTAATCTCCGAACGGAATACATTGTTCGAATTGAGGGCACCTAGCCCGGCACCTGTGTATTTATCTATTCATTACATATGTGAAAGCGCGGCtaggttattatttttatctgtacaTTGGGCGCGAGGAATTCCAGCATTTCAAGCTTTGCC aGCTGAAATTCAAACTACTTTAGTGCGAAGTTCTTGGGGACAATTATTTACACTAGGTTTAGCACAATGTGCATACACATTGTCTCTTCCTAGTATTTTAACGTCAATAATCAATCACTTGCAAGCTAGTATCGCACAAGAAAAGGTTACAGCTAGCAAAGTAAAGAGTGTTACGGAACATATATGTAGATTACAGGATTGTGTAGGTTCACTGCACAAGTTGCAAGTGGATTCCGTTGAATACGCTTATCTTAAGGCTTTAACACTTTTTAGCGCTG ataatatccTAGCAGGTACCTGGCGTAAAAAGGTTGAAGTTTTGCAAGAAGCAGCGTGGACGGAATTACAACAACGCGCGGGCTCGGATAGATTACCTCGTCTTCTCTTGAGGCTAGCGCCTCTTCGTTCGATTAATCCTAGAGTTCTGGAAGACCTTTTCTTCTCAGGTCTCATCGGTCGAGTAAGTGTAGCTAGCGTCGTGCCTTACATCCTTAACATGCAAGATTATAAAGCCGAGCCGGAAAGTCACGCGGGGTGA
- the LOC140669546 gene encoding nuclear receptor subfamily 2 group C member 2-like isoform X5: protein MDRDHREQRNHDNLNEESDCKVGMDFRNLSHQHDRMSDIDTERDMEIDPADRIDNLHDDKSEKLGRNFHNIGHHPAMRDIDQNNHIDNMHDDKMDHKIGRDFRNLGHHPGMVHLHPGIEHLSNDVRIDVEVKLARDVRGSLGLGLSLELCVVCGDRASGRHYGAISCEGCKGFFKRSIRKQLGYQCRGTKSCEVTKHHRNRCQYCRLQKCLAMGMRSDSVQHERKPVLGEPATTKVGNRSTRVKPEPQQPIPEVPPTWEQPESPSMEDQSSDSDLSDALTLARDRLFISHALDSMAKLIGDTVNGSSEPEEEWTGQLISERNTLFELRAPSPAPVYLSIHYICESAARLLFLSVHWARGIPAFQALPAEIQTTLVRSSWGQLFTLGLAQCAYTLSLPSILTSIINHLQASIAQEKVTASKVKSVTEHICRLQDCVGSLHKLQVDSVEYAYLKALTLFSADNILAGTWRKKVEVLQEAAWTELQQRAGSDRLPRLLLRLAPLRSINPRVLEDLFFSGLIGRVSVASVVPYILNMQDYKAEPESHAG from the exons ATGGACAGGGACCATAGAGAACAACGCAATCATGATAATCTGAATGAAGAGTCGGATTGCAAAGTTGGAATGGATTTCCGTAATCTCTCTCATCAACACGACCGTATGTCAGACATCGATACTGAG AGAGACATGGAAATCGATCCTGCTGATCGCATTGACAACTTACACGACGACAAGTCGGAGAAATTAGGgagaaattttcataatataggACATCACCCAGCTATG AGGGATATAGATCAAAATAATCACATTGACAATATGCACGACGATAAAATGGACCACAAGATAGGAAGAGATTTTCGCAATCTGGGTCATCATCCTGGAATGGTACATTTGCATCCTGGCATAGAGCATTTGAGTAATGATGTACGTATCGATGTCGAG GTAAAGTTAGCGAGAGATGTTCGCGGCTCATTAGGTTTAGGACTATCTTTAGAACTCTGTGTAGTTTGTGGAGATAGAGCTAGCGGCAGGCACTACGGAGCGATCAGCTGCGAGGGTTGCAAAGGCTTTTTTAAACGCAGCATCCGTAAACAACTGGGCTATCAGTGCAGGGGAACCAAGAGTTGCGAAGTTACCAAACACCACAGAAATCGTTGTCAATATTGTAGGCTTCAGAAGTGTTTGGCTATGGGCATGAGAAGTGACT CTGTCCAACATGAAAGAAAACCCGTATTAGGTGAACCAGCTACGACAAAAGTAGGTAATCGTAGCACCAGAGTAAAACCAGAACCACAACAACCCATACCTGAGGTACCTCCAACTTGGGAACAACCCGAAAGTCCTAGCATGGAAGATCAAAGTAGCGACAGCGATCTCAGTGATGCTTTGACCTTAGCTCGCGACCGTTTATTCATCTCCCATGCATTGGATAGTATGGCTAAACTCATTGGTGAC ACCGTTAATGGTTCGAGTGAACCAGAAGAAGAATGGACTGGTCAATTAATCTCCGAACGGAATACATTGTTCGAATTGAGGGCACCTAGCCCGGCACCTGTGTATTTATCTATTCATTACATATGTGAAAGCGCGGCtaggttattatttttatctgtacaTTGGGCGCGAGGAATTCCAGCATTTCAAGCTTTGCC aGCTGAAATTCAAACTACTTTAGTGCGAAGTTCTTGGGGACAATTATTTACACTAGGTTTAGCACAATGTGCATACACATTGTCTCTTCCTAGTATTTTAACGTCAATAATCAATCACTTGCAAGCTAGTATCGCACAAGAAAAGGTTACAGCTAGCAAAGTAAAGAGTGTTACGGAACATATATGTAGATTACAGGATTGTGTAGGTTCACTGCACAAGTTGCAAGTGGATTCCGTTGAATACGCTTATCTTAAGGCTTTAACACTTTTTAGCGCTG ataatatccTAGCAGGTACCTGGCGTAAAAAGGTTGAAGTTTTGCAAGAAGCAGCGTGGACGGAATTACAACAACGCGCGGGCTCGGATAGATTACCTCGTCTTCTCTTGAGGCTAGCGCCTCTTCGTTCGATTAATCCTAGAGTTCTGGAAGACCTTTTCTTCTCAGGTCTCATCGGTCGAGTAAGTGTAGCTAGCGTCGTGCCTTACATCCTTAACATGCAAGATTATAAAGCCGAGCCGGAAAGTCACGCGGGGTGA
- the LOC140669546 gene encoding nuclear receptor subfamily 2 group C member 2-like isoform X3 — MNGSDDVQSDQSSSLLAAKREMDRDHREQRNHDNLNEESDCKVGMDFRNLSHQHDRMSDIDTERDMEIDPADRIDNLHDDKSEKLGRNFHNIGHHPAMRDIDQNNHIDNMHDDKMDHKIGRDFRNLGHHPGMVHLHPGIEHLSNDVKLARDVRGSLGLGLSLELCVVCGDRASGRHYGAISCEGCKGFFKRSIRKQLGYQCRGTKSCEVTKHHRNRCQYCRLQKCLAMGMRSDSVQHERKPVLGEPATTKVGNRSTRVKPEPQQPIPEVPPTWEQPESPSMEDQSSDSDLSDALTLARDRLFISHALDSMAKLIGDTVNGSSEPEEEWTGQLISERNTLFELRAPSPAPVYLSIHYICESAARLLFLSVHWARGIPAFQALPAEIQTTLVRSSWGQLFTLGLAQCAYTLSLPSILTSIINHLQASIAQEKVTASKVKSVTEHICRLQDCVGSLHKLQVDSVEYAYLKALTLFSADNILAGTWRKKVEVLQEAAWTELQQRAGSDRLPRLLLRLAPLRSINPRVLEDLFFSGLIGRVSVASVVPYILNMQDYKAEPESHAG; from the exons AGAGAAATGGACAGGGACCATAGAGAACAACGCAATCATGATAATCTGAATGAAGAGTCGGATTGCAAAGTTGGAATGGATTTCCGTAATCTCTCTCATCAACACGACCGTATGTCAGACATCGATACTGAG AGAGACATGGAAATCGATCCTGCTGATCGCATTGACAACTTACACGACGACAAGTCGGAGAAATTAGGgagaaattttcataatataggACATCACCCAGCTATG AGGGATATAGATCAAAATAATCACATTGACAATATGCACGACGATAAAATGGACCACAAGATAGGAAGAGATTTTCGCAATCTGGGTCATCATCCTGGAATGGTACATTTGCATCCTGGCATAGAGCATTTGAGTAATGAT GTAAAGTTAGCGAGAGATGTTCGCGGCTCATTAGGTTTAGGACTATCTTTAGAACTCTGTGTAGTTTGTGGAGATAGAGCTAGCGGCAGGCACTACGGAGCGATCAGCTGCGAGGGTTGCAAAGGCTTTTTTAAACGCAGCATCCGTAAACAACTGGGCTATCAGTGCAGGGGAACCAAGAGTTGCGAAGTTACCAAACACCACAGAAATCGTTGTCAATATTGTAGGCTTCAGAAGTGTTTGGCTATGGGCATGAGAAGTGACT CTGTCCAACATGAAAGAAAACCCGTATTAGGTGAACCAGCTACGACAAAAGTAGGTAATCGTAGCACCAGAGTAAAACCAGAACCACAACAACCCATACCTGAGGTACCTCCAACTTGGGAACAACCCGAAAGTCCTAGCATGGAAGATCAAAGTAGCGACAGCGATCTCAGTGATGCTTTGACCTTAGCTCGCGACCGTTTATTCATCTCCCATGCATTGGATAGTATGGCTAAACTCATTGGTGAC ACCGTTAATGGTTCGAGTGAACCAGAAGAAGAATGGACTGGTCAATTAATCTCCGAACGGAATACATTGTTCGAATTGAGGGCACCTAGCCCGGCACCTGTGTATTTATCTATTCATTACATATGTGAAAGCGCGGCtaggttattatttttatctgtacaTTGGGCGCGAGGAATTCCAGCATTTCAAGCTTTGCC aGCTGAAATTCAAACTACTTTAGTGCGAAGTTCTTGGGGACAATTATTTACACTAGGTTTAGCACAATGTGCATACACATTGTCTCTTCCTAGTATTTTAACGTCAATAATCAATCACTTGCAAGCTAGTATCGCACAAGAAAAGGTTACAGCTAGCAAAGTAAAGAGTGTTACGGAACATATATGTAGATTACAGGATTGTGTAGGTTCACTGCACAAGTTGCAAGTGGATTCCGTTGAATACGCTTATCTTAAGGCTTTAACACTTTTTAGCGCTG ataatatccTAGCAGGTACCTGGCGTAAAAAGGTTGAAGTTTTGCAAGAAGCAGCGTGGACGGAATTACAACAACGCGCGGGCTCGGATAGATTACCTCGTCTTCTCTTGAGGCTAGCGCCTCTTCGTTCGATTAATCCTAGAGTTCTGGAAGACCTTTTCTTCTCAGGTCTCATCGGTCGAGTAAGTGTAGCTAGCGTCGTGCCTTACATCCTTAACATGCAAGATTATAAAGCCGAGCCGGAAAGTCACGCGGGGTGA
- the LOC140669546 gene encoding nuclear receptor subfamily 2 group C member 2-like isoform X4 — translation MLRFPGIEGYEREMDRDHREQRNHDNLNEESDCKVGMDFRNLSHQHDRMSDIDTERDMEIDPADRIDNLHDDKSEKLGRNFHNIGHHPAMRDIDQNNHIDNMHDDKMDHKIGRDFRNLGHHPGMVHLHPGIEHLSNDVRIDVEVKLARDVRGSLGLGLSLELCVVCGDRASGRHYGAISCEGCKGFFKRSIRKQLGYQCRGTKSCEVTKHHRNRCQYCRLQKCLAMGMRSDSVQHERKPVLGEPATTKVGNRSTRVKPEPQQPIPEVPPTWEQPESPSMEDQSSDSDLSDALTLARDRLFISHALDSMAKLIGDTVNGSSEPEEEWTGQLISERNTLFELRAPSPAPVYLSIHYICESAARLLFLSVHWARGIPAFQALPAEIQTTLVRSSWGQLFTLGLAQCAYTLSLPSILTSIINHLQASIAQEKVTASKVKSVTEHICRLQDCVGSLHKLQVDSVEYAYLKALTLFSADNILAGTWRKKVEVLQEAAWTELQQRAGSDRLPRLLLRLAPLRSINPRVLEDLFFSGLIGRVSVASVVPYILNMQDYKAEPESHAG, via the exons AGAGAAATGGACAGGGACCATAGAGAACAACGCAATCATGATAATCTGAATGAAGAGTCGGATTGCAAAGTTGGAATGGATTTCCGTAATCTCTCTCATCAACACGACCGTATGTCAGACATCGATACTGAG AGAGACATGGAAATCGATCCTGCTGATCGCATTGACAACTTACACGACGACAAGTCGGAGAAATTAGGgagaaattttcataatataggACATCACCCAGCTATG AGGGATATAGATCAAAATAATCACATTGACAATATGCACGACGATAAAATGGACCACAAGATAGGAAGAGATTTTCGCAATCTGGGTCATCATCCTGGAATGGTACATTTGCATCCTGGCATAGAGCATTTGAGTAATGATGTACGTATCGATGTCGAG GTAAAGTTAGCGAGAGATGTTCGCGGCTCATTAGGTTTAGGACTATCTTTAGAACTCTGTGTAGTTTGTGGAGATAGAGCTAGCGGCAGGCACTACGGAGCGATCAGCTGCGAGGGTTGCAAAGGCTTTTTTAAACGCAGCATCCGTAAACAACTGGGCTATCAGTGCAGGGGAACCAAGAGTTGCGAAGTTACCAAACACCACAGAAATCGTTGTCAATATTGTAGGCTTCAGAAGTGTTTGGCTATGGGCATGAGAAGTGACT CTGTCCAACATGAAAGAAAACCCGTATTAGGTGAACCAGCTACGACAAAAGTAGGTAATCGTAGCACCAGAGTAAAACCAGAACCACAACAACCCATACCTGAGGTACCTCCAACTTGGGAACAACCCGAAAGTCCTAGCATGGAAGATCAAAGTAGCGACAGCGATCTCAGTGATGCTTTGACCTTAGCTCGCGACCGTTTATTCATCTCCCATGCATTGGATAGTATGGCTAAACTCATTGGTGAC ACCGTTAATGGTTCGAGTGAACCAGAAGAAGAATGGACTGGTCAATTAATCTCCGAACGGAATACATTGTTCGAATTGAGGGCACCTAGCCCGGCACCTGTGTATTTATCTATTCATTACATATGTGAAAGCGCGGCtaggttattatttttatctgtacaTTGGGCGCGAGGAATTCCAGCATTTCAAGCTTTGCC aGCTGAAATTCAAACTACTTTAGTGCGAAGTTCTTGGGGACAATTATTTACACTAGGTTTAGCACAATGTGCATACACATTGTCTCTTCCTAGTATTTTAACGTCAATAATCAATCACTTGCAAGCTAGTATCGCACAAGAAAAGGTTACAGCTAGCAAAGTAAAGAGTGTTACGGAACATATATGTAGATTACAGGATTGTGTAGGTTCACTGCACAAGTTGCAAGTGGATTCCGTTGAATACGCTTATCTTAAGGCTTTAACACTTTTTAGCGCTG ataatatccTAGCAGGTACCTGGCGTAAAAAGGTTGAAGTTTTGCAAGAAGCAGCGTGGACGGAATTACAACAACGCGCGGGCTCGGATAGATTACCTCGTCTTCTCTTGAGGCTAGCGCCTCTTCGTTCGATTAATCCTAGAGTTCTGGAAGACCTTTTCTTCTCAGGTCTCATCGGTCGAGTAAGTGTAGCTAGCGTCGTGCCTTACATCCTTAACATGCAAGATTATAAAGCCGAGCCGGAAAGTCACGCGGGGTGA